The following proteins are co-located in the Lacticaseibacillus paracasei subsp. paracasei genome:
- a CDS encoding type B 50S ribosomal protein L31, producing MKQGIHPDYHPVVFMDSATGFKFISGSTKTSKETVKWEDGKEYPLVRVEISSDSHPFYTGKQKFTQADGRVDRFNKKYGLDKK from the coding sequence ATGAAGCAAGGCATCCATCCAGATTATCATCCAGTTGTCTTTATGGATTCAGCAACTGGTTTCAAATTTATCTCAGGTTCCACCAAAACTTCAAAAGAAACCGTTAAGTGGGAAGACGGCAAGGAATACCCATTAGTCCGGGTTGAAATTTCATCCGACTCCCATCCCTTCTACACCGGTAAGCAGAAATTCACTCAGGCCGATGGTCGGGTTGATCGTTTCAACAAGAAGTATGGTTTGGACAAGAAATAA
- a CDS encoding UDP-N-acetylglucosamine 1-carboxyvinyltransferase, translating to MEKMLIHGGKKLSGEVVIGGAKNSTVALIPAAILSRTPVTLDSVPHIQDVYNLMAILDDMNVKSDFTENVLTIDPTEINDVPLPNGKIKSLRASYYFMGALLGRFGKAIVGLPGGDDIGPRPIDQHIKGFEALGASVSNEHGAMAIKAPAEGLHGARIFLDMVSVGATINVILAAVTARGRTVIENAAKEPEIIDLATYLNNMGAKVRGAGTDVIRIDGVPTLEAHNSHTIIPDRIEAGTYLAMAAAIGEGVKVKNIISEHLDAFLAKLEEMGVVMDVGEDSIFVYPSGDLKMVQIKTMPYPGFATDLQQPITPLMLKAHGEGLIIDTIYPKRVRHIPELLRMGADITIENDVIILHHCDHLQGTEVAAEEIRAGACLMIAGLMAEGTTTITKVDNILRGYDRVVMKLRGLGADVELID from the coding sequence ATGGAAAAAATGCTGATCCACGGCGGGAAGAAATTATCCGGTGAAGTTGTGATCGGCGGCGCGAAGAACAGTACCGTTGCCTTGATTCCGGCGGCGATTTTGTCACGCACCCCGGTCACACTTGATTCAGTTCCACATATTCAGGATGTCTATAATTTGATGGCGATTCTGGATGACATGAATGTCAAATCGGATTTTACTGAGAACGTCCTAACGATTGATCCAACTGAAATTAACGATGTTCCCCTGCCAAATGGCAAAATAAAAAGTTTGCGCGCTTCCTATTACTTCATGGGAGCGTTATTAGGGCGGTTTGGTAAAGCAATTGTCGGCTTGCCCGGCGGTGATGATATTGGACCACGACCGATTGATCAGCACATAAAAGGGTTCGAGGCACTGGGGGCTTCCGTCAGCAATGAACACGGCGCGATGGCCATCAAGGCACCAGCTGAAGGCTTGCACGGTGCACGCATCTTTTTGGATATGGTGTCCGTCGGTGCTACGATCAATGTCATTTTGGCTGCGGTAACAGCAAGAGGCCGGACCGTGATCGAAAATGCTGCCAAGGAACCAGAAATTATCGACTTAGCCACGTATCTGAATAATATGGGGGCTAAGGTTCGTGGCGCTGGTACCGATGTGATTCGGATTGACGGCGTGCCAACCCTTGAAGCACACAACTCACATACCATCATCCCTGATCGAATTGAAGCGGGGACTTATTTGGCGATGGCAGCTGCCATCGGCGAAGGTGTGAAAGTCAAAAATATTATTTCCGAACATTTAGATGCCTTTTTAGCTAAATTAGAGGAAATGGGTGTCGTCATGGATGTCGGTGAGGACAGTATCTTCGTTTACCCGTCTGGTGATTTGAAAATGGTTCAGATTAAAACCATGCCTTATCCAGGATTTGCAACTGATTTGCAGCAACCCATCACCCCGCTAATGCTGAAAGCTCATGGCGAGGGCTTGATCATTGATACCATTTATCCTAAACGAGTTCGGCATATTCCTGAGTTGTTGCGAATGGGCGCGGATATTACTATTGAAAATGACGTCATTATTTTGCATCATTGCGATCATTTGCAAGGCACTGAAGTTGCAGCTGAAGAAATTCGCGCAGGTGCTTGCTTAATGATTGCCGGTTTAATGGCGGAAGGCACGACAACGATTACCAAAGTTGATAATATCTTGCGTGGTTATGATCGTGTCGTCATGAAATTACGTGGCCTCGGCGCAGATGTTGAGTTGATTGATTGA